A portion of the Candidatus Pristimantibacillus lignocellulolyticus genome contains these proteins:
- the rimI gene encoding ribosomal protein S18-alanine N-acetyltransferase — translation MNIIEDELIFRKMTLDDVPCIVQIELDAFETPWTEEAFRNELMNNLFAQYMVMEYRGEIIGYAGMWIIIDEAHITNIAILTPYRGLGLGTRLIYEIQRTAQFLGAQKMTLEVRVSNMRAQSLYRKFGFEDAGIRPRYYSDNNEDALIMWAELQQSVNGVNVLE, via the coding sequence ATGAACATTATAGAAGATGAACTTATTTTTCGAAAAATGACGCTTGATGATGTCCCTTGCATTGTTCAAATCGAATTGGATGCTTTTGAAACACCTTGGACGGAAGAAGCTTTTCGTAATGAATTAATGAATAACTTATTTGCACAATATATGGTGATGGAATATAGAGGTGAGATCATCGGTTACGCTGGAATGTGGATCATTATTGATGAAGCACATATTACGAATATCGCCATTCTTACCCCATATCGAGGACTAGGACTTGGTACGAGGTTAATATATGAAATTCAACGAACGGCACAATTTTTAGGTGCTCAAAAAATGACTCTAGAAGTTAGAGTAAGTAATATGAGGGCACAATCGCTCTATCGTAAATTTGGCTTCGAGGATGCTGGTATACGTCCACGATATTATTCAGATAACAACGAAGATGCACTAATTATGTGGGCGGAACTGCAACAGTCAGTGAATGGAGTGAATGTACTTGAGTAA